The DNA window GCCACCACTTCTCCCTTCCTTATAAACCCAGCAGCTTTTAGAATCTTATCCCTTTCAGGTTTTTCAGTGTCAATTTTCAGTATAAGAGTCATAGTCAAATTCCTCAAGCTCTCTTTTAAGAACTTCCAATGGGTCCTCGAGTTTTCTTCTCAGTCTTGAGGCTCTTCTCGCTATTGCCTCTGCCTCCTCATCAGAGGGGATGAACTCAACAATTTCTCTTACCGAAGAGGCATGCTTCATCACACCATGAGAAATCAGAAACCTGTCAACGCCGAGAAGTGGGTCAGGGTAGAAGGAGATGGCTGGTTTACCTAGAAGAGCAGCCTCTCTGTTCATAGTTCCACCTCCGCTGATAGTAGCTACTGCAAAGTATGCAAGGTTGAGAGTATCTGTATTTCTCAGGTTAAGTGCACCACTGTAATTCTCTTTATCCCTTGGAAGAACAACTGCACTGTAACCTTCTCTCCTTACTGTATCTATTATATCCTGTGTCGGGTTCTCCCCTTTATAGTAGGCTGCCCTGAAGGGAGGTGGCCTTATTAAAACATAATTTTCAAGCTTTAACTTTCTCACTATTTCTTCATCTGGCTCAAAGTTTTTCACCTGCGAATACTCGAGAACTGAATTTATCCTTACAATATTGCTCTTTTCAGCTCCCTGCTCAATTATCTTTTCAAGCCTGAGAGCCCCTGGCACAATAATCTTCGAACATAGAGCAAGGGTGAGCCTGTTCTGCTTTTCTGCATACTCATTATCAACAAAGTGGAAAGAGGGTATGCCAAGACCGAATGCTACCCTCGGAGCCTCCACACTGTGCTTGCTTATTGCCGCCTTTATTTTATATCCTGCCACAATATCTGCCAGCTCTGCAGTTCTCTCTGCACTTGCCCTTAGCTTTTCAAGGTTATTCTTTCCTCCATGGTAGCCTGCAGAGGTAAAATCTATCCCCTTCTTTTTAAGAAGCTCCTGAAGATAGCCAAACCTTCTTGCTGTAACAAGACAGCTATGCTCTCTTATAAAATCTTCAAAGAAGACAGCATGTGGTAAATTTGTTATATCAATCCAGTACTTCATTCATTGAGATTTGTTATAAAGGTATATAAAATTAAGTCAACAAATGCTCCAATCCAACTCCTGCAAGAGCAAATACTGCAGAGATAATATAGATGAGAAAAACAACCTGCCTCTCGCTCATGGGTTTGATTCTAAGGAAAAGCCTGACCAGTGAGAAGTTTGAGTCTTCTGGAGCATAAAGCCTGCCATGTCTGACAAGTGTGGGCTTCTGGGACTCTCTCACCATAACTCCGGCACTGACAAGCTTGAGCATAGCATCCATAACGTATGGTATTAAAACAATCATCCCCTCAAGTTCAAATTTTCCTGCTATTATTGCAGAAAATAGAACAGAGCCTATGAACAGGGTGCCCACATCACCGGGAAATACTCTTGCAGGATACGAATTGTAGTACAGGAATGCAATAAGTGATAATGCTAAAACCAGAGCTAAAACCATACTTATTTCTTCACCTTTAATATAGGCGATGGCTGCTATACCAGAAGAGGATATGGCACCGACACCTATCTCTAGACCATTCAGGCCTGCAAGCATATTTGTGAAGTTACAGGTAAACATAAAAAGTACAGGTAGAGAGATATAATAGATTATTCCAAGATTAACTCCCATAAATGTGGGTTGTGCTATAAAAATAAGAGGAATTC is part of the archaeon BMS3Bbin15 genome and encodes:
- the tagO_1 gene encoding putative undecaprenyl-phosphate N-acetylglucosaminyl 1-phosphate transferase — protein: MYSMHGIIASSLAAFITTFILTPVFAERMYRAGFRGIDLHKETKKEIPEQGGIAIVAGFFSGLIVFSFLEGIKLDIIIISLVALAVAGIGFYDRIKRLSAREKAVSLTLAGIPLIFIAQPTFMGVNLGIIYYISLPVLFMFTCNFTNMLAGLNGLEIGVGAISSSGIAAIAYIKGEEISMVLALVLALSLIAFLYYNSYPARVFPGDVGTLFIGSVLFSAIIAGKFELEGMIVLIPYVMDAMLKLVSAGVMVRESQKPTLVRHGRLYAPEDSNFSLVRLFLRIKPMSERQVVFLIYIISAVFALAGVGLEHLLT